A segment of the bacterium genome:
GAGCACCGGTGTGTGTCTCCCCTCCGGGGCTCTGGCCACAAGGGGAGAGGGGGCGCCGTGGTCCACGGGCTGCCGCCCGGGGCTACTATCTATCGCCCGCTTCGCGGGCTGACGGCGACGGCCCTTGGCGCACTGCCTCCCGCCTTGCGGCGCCTCCGGCCTATGGTGTACGATGGCACACGCCAAGACAGCCACGGCCCGCAGCGACCGTGGCGGGAGTTACTGTACCCGCTCGCTAGGGCTTCGGGTGGGTGGCATCGCCGTTGGGCCAGAAGTGCCAGGCGGCGATGGCGACCTTGCCCGTCGCGCTGTCATAGCCGCCGTCGGGCTTGAGCCACTTGGCGTGTCCGTCAAAGAAGGTGCAGTTGATGCCGTCATTGTGCGGGCACGGCACCAACCCGGGCGAGTAGAAGACGCCCTGACCGTGACCATTGGTGCCGCCCGAGCAGTTCAGGTAGATGTTATAGTTGTCCGCCATCATGAGTTGCTCAGACGGGGATGAGATGCTGCCGAGGCTCAGGCCAGTGCCGTGGGAGGTGCTGAAGCCGTAGCCCG
Coding sequences within it:
- a CDS encoding DUF1559 domain-containing protein, coding for MRKGFTLIELLVVIAIIAILAAILFPVFAKAREKARQSSCLSNVKQLALAALSYAQDFDEANVIYGNQGSEAGMYWYQFIAPYCKNTQVFICPSRSTTYPGYGFSTSHGTGLSLGSISSPSEQLMMADNYNIYLNCSGGTNGHGQGVFYSPGLVPCPHNDGINCTFFDGHAKWLKPDGGYDSATGKVAIAAWHFWPNGDATHPKP